A genomic window from Bdellovibrio sp. SKB1291214 includes:
- a CDS encoding aminotransferase class III-fold pyridoxal phosphate-dependent enzyme produces MSSLVGHQIQQSEKVNSLIKELVGEVTKINSSLEGIRAPQDAFKDSGKQKIEQTGLLRGRPLHYQYMGSGAGRGVYVELEDGSVKLDLINGIGIHLMGHSNPRVMAAAVRGSLADILNQGNLQPNNEYRLFTEKLVQIGSKNSRLKYAWIATCGTMANENAIKLSRQKNSPARFVMSFKDAFAGRSTMMAEVTDNPAYKQGLPEYHEVLRVPFYDKRDPKSGEKALAAMKEHVAKHEGNISAFGFEPMLGEGGYQAAPREFFVPLLEFCKSKNIAVWADEVQTFTRTGEYFAFETLGLGQYIDICTIAKTAQVGATLYTEEYNPKPGLIAGTFSGASPCLAAGVEMLNMLSEGFLGPSGRIQQIHKRFIDGINKMNDTTCKGLATDAGGMGLMVAFTPHDGKKESANSFLNKLYANGVIAFPCGKDPVRARFLIPAIIQDQDIDIALQVIEKTLLEGV; encoded by the coding sequence ATGAGCTCTCTTGTAGGCCATCAGATTCAACAATCCGAAAAAGTAAATTCTTTGATCAAAGAACTTGTCGGAGAAGTAACAAAAATTAATTCTTCACTTGAAGGCATCCGTGCTCCTCAAGATGCATTCAAAGATTCTGGCAAACAAAAAATTGAACAAACTGGATTATTGCGTGGCCGTCCTCTTCACTATCAATACATGGGTTCAGGTGCCGGTCGCGGCGTTTATGTTGAGCTTGAAGATGGCAGCGTCAAATTAGATTTGATCAATGGTATTGGTATTCACTTAATGGGTCACTCGAATCCCCGCGTGATGGCGGCGGCGGTGCGCGGCTCCCTTGCTGATATTTTGAACCAAGGTAATTTGCAACCAAACAACGAATATCGCCTATTCACTGAAAAACTTGTGCAAATCGGTTCTAAGAATTCTCGTTTGAAATACGCGTGGATTGCAACGTGCGGAACTATGGCGAACGAAAATGCCATTAAACTTTCTCGTCAAAAAAATTCTCCAGCGCGTTTTGTGATGTCATTTAAAGATGCGTTCGCAGGTCGTTCAACAATGATGGCTGAAGTTACTGACAACCCAGCTTATAAACAAGGCCTGCCAGAATATCATGAAGTTTTGCGTGTCCCTTTCTATGATAAACGCGATCCAAAATCGGGTGAAAAAGCTTTGGCTGCCATGAAAGAGCATGTGGCAAAGCACGAAGGCAATATTTCTGCATTCGGTTTTGAACCGATGTTGGGTGAGGGAGGATACCAAGCGGCTCCTCGTGAATTCTTTGTGCCGCTTTTGGAGTTCTGTAAATCTAAAAACATCGCTGTTTGGGCTGACGAAGTTCAAACATTCACTCGCACAGGCGAATACTTTGCTTTTGAAACATTGGGCCTAGGTCAATACATCGACATCTGCACAATCGCAAAAACGGCACAAGTTGGTGCGACTCTGTACACTGAAGAGTACAATCCAAAACCAGGTTTGATCGCTGGTACGTTTTCGGGTGCTTCCCCGTGTTTGGCTGCGGGTGTAGAGATGTTGAATATGCTTTCTGAAGGTTTCTTGGGGCCGTCAGGTCGCATTCAACAAATTCATAAACGTTTCATCGATGGTATTAATAAAATGAATGATACAACTTGCAAAGGTCTTGCGACGGATGCAGGTGGTATGGGCTTGATGGTTGCGTTCACTCCGCACGACGGTAAAAAAGAAAGTGCAAATTCTTTCTTGAATAAACTGTATGCAAACGGCGTGATTGCATTCCCTTGTGGTAAAGATCCTGTGCGCGCACGTTTCTTGATCCCGGCAATTATTCAGGACCAAGACATCGATATTGCCTTGCAAGTGATTGAAAAAACACTTCTTGAAGGGGTGTAG
- a CDS encoding tetratricopeptide repeat protein, whose amino-acid sequence MTTRLIVFFFTLILPTLAWTQDADFAALFKQGTQHYAAKEYDKSRDAFAKALEKDPYNATTLTNLALAQFQLGKKPLAIGLFRKALSSDPELTQAKAGLKFALSQMDIKEIPHQIETYESVRANLLAPVSVVAYLITTALLLFAAGWILIGFMGQRRRALAEEKALPGIPVIGSMLAVGFIISLTLLGLKIFDQSIIRATIVDDKVALQSAPGENQVALLELYGGMEVIVQNDNNEWVQVTYPGSITGWVKKSAVLRTN is encoded by the coding sequence ATGACAACGCGACTCATTGTGTTCTTTTTTACTCTTATTTTGCCCACTTTAGCTTGGACACAGGATGCAGATTTTGCTGCGCTCTTTAAGCAGGGAACTCAGCATTATGCTGCAAAAGAGTACGACAAATCACGTGACGCATTTGCCAAAGCTCTTGAGAAAGATCCTTATAACGCAACTACACTCACAAACTTGGCTTTAGCCCAGTTTCAATTGGGTAAAAAACCTCTCGCAATAGGCCTATTTCGAAAGGCTTTGAGCAGTGACCCCGAGTTAACGCAGGCAAAAGCTGGACTAAAGTTTGCGTTATCACAGATGGACATTAAAGAAATTCCTCATCAGATAGAAACATATGAAAGCGTGCGCGCAAACTTGCTGGCACCGGTCTCTGTTGTGGCCTATTTGATCACGACGGCTCTTTTACTTTTCGCTGCTGGCTGGATTTTGATTGGTTTTATGGGTCAACGTCGCCGGGCACTTGCAGAGGAAAAAGCTCTTCCAGGCATTCCAGTTATAGGTTCGATGCTGGCCGTGGGTTTTATAATTTCACTGACACTTCTGGGACTTAAAATTTTTGATCAATCCATCATTCGCGCCACCATCGTCGACGACAAAGTGGCCCTTCAATCCGCACCTGGGGAAAACCAAGTGGCTCTTTTAGAACTGTATGGTGGCATGGAAGTTATTGTTCAAAACGACAATAATGAATGGGTTCAAGTCACTTACCCGGGTTCAATCACAGGCTGGGTGAAAAAATCCGCTGTTCTTCGCACCAATTGA